From the Sphingomonas phyllosphaerae 5.2 genome, one window contains:
- a CDS encoding FkbM family methyltransferase: MSNALTGLALASQKAMHRLLIAPRQRRRWAAAREPFDYRSPEGLTFRLYPHEYVDAFIYEHGIYERQYLDFLLKVLPAQGIALDIGANIGNHALYLASHLSAIHAFEPNPVTFQRLKHNVERNRLQDRVMLHHVGLGDAEGMFRFASNVSGNLGASGFLRGDDTAEGTGDDRNEVIELPIRRADDYVTSLDLPRVDFVKVDVEGWEASVFRGLTETIARHRPIIAFEYHGHQQPRSDFQAISAALPGYIITEPTFAPARAGYVAKAMWAIRRGGWPELRRVTEPEPRTYESLLAFPSEELFTRFDRKV, encoded by the coding sequence ATGTCGAACGCGTTAACCGGACTGGCGCTCGCTTCGCAGAAGGCCATGCACCGATTGCTGATAGCACCGCGACAGCGCCGACGCTGGGCCGCAGCCCGCGAGCCGTTCGATTACCGCAGCCCGGAAGGGCTGACATTCCGGCTTTATCCGCACGAATATGTCGATGCATTCATTTACGAACACGGGATCTACGAGCGACAGTATCTCGACTTCCTCCTGAAGGTTCTTCCGGCGCAAGGGATCGCACTCGATATCGGCGCAAACATCGGAAATCATGCGCTGTATCTTGCGTCGCACCTTTCCGCGATCCATGCCTTCGAACCAAACCCGGTCACATTCCAGCGATTGAAGCACAACGTGGAGCGCAACCGGTTGCAGGATCGCGTGATGCTGCACCACGTCGGATTGGGCGACGCCGAGGGAATGTTTCGCTTCGCATCGAACGTGTCGGGCAACCTGGGCGCCAGCGGGTTCCTGCGCGGCGACGACACCGCGGAAGGGACCGGAGATGACCGCAACGAAGTGATCGAGCTGCCGATTCGAAGAGCCGACGATTATGTGACGTCGCTCGATCTGCCGCGCGTCGATTTCGTCAAAGTGGATGTGGAAGGCTGGGAAGCCTCGGTCTTTCGTGGTCTGACCGAAACGATCGCGCGCCATCGCCCGATCATCGCCTTCGAATATCACGGGCATCAGCAACCGCGGAGCGACTTCCAGGCGATCTCCGCGGCGCTGCCGGGTTACATCATCACCGAACCGACCTTCGCGCCGGCGCGGGCCGGCTACGTTGCGAAGGCGATGTGGGCGATCCGCCGTGGGGGCTGGCCGGAATTGCGACGGGTGACCGAACCCGAACCGCGCACCTACGAAAGCCTGCTGGCGTTCCCGAGCGAGGAGCTGTTCACCCGGTTCGACCGGAAGGTCTGA
- the gcvT gene encoding glycine cleavage system aminomethyltransferase GcvT, translated as MSDAPASHDHASHDDDGFEPLEILTLPLDAWHRAKGGRMVEFAGYHMPVQYEGIMAEHLWTREHAGLFDVSHMGQLSITGENVATALEALMPAAIHDAPLNKARYSLLLSDTGGVLDDLMLTPQAPDRVYMVVNGATKYDDVAHMVEHLPDDVTLNLMEDHALLAVQGPEAVEAVERLVPGVKSLTFMQAGAFAWNGHALWISRSGYTGEDGVEISVPAEAAEAFADALVAQPEIKPIGLGARDSLRLEAGLPLYGHDLDPDTTPVQADLGFALFKRRREAADFPGAARILAEREHGPATKRVGLLVDGRQPVREGADVVDASGAAVGRVTSGGFAPTVGAPIAMAYVPLAASVPGTVVTLSQRGKAHRATVTAMPFVPHRYFRGVK; from the coding sequence ATGAGTGATGCCCCGGCCTCTCATGACCACGCCAGCCACGACGATGACGGTTTCGAGCCGCTCGAAATCCTGACGCTGCCGCTCGACGCGTGGCACCGCGCGAAGGGCGGCCGGATGGTCGAGTTCGCCGGCTATCACATGCCCGTCCAGTACGAAGGCATCATGGCCGAGCATCTGTGGACGCGCGAGCACGCCGGGCTGTTCGACGTCAGCCACATGGGTCAGCTGTCGATCACCGGCGAGAACGTCGCGACCGCGCTGGAGGCGCTGATGCCCGCCGCGATCCACGATGCGCCGCTGAACAAGGCGCGCTATTCGCTGCTCCTGAGCGACACCGGCGGTGTTCTGGACGACCTGATGCTGACACCACAGGCGCCCGATCGCGTCTATATGGTCGTCAACGGTGCCACCAAGTACGACGATGTGGCGCATATGGTCGAGCATCTGCCCGACGATGTGACGCTCAACTTGATGGAAGATCACGCATTGCTCGCGGTCCAGGGTCCCGAGGCGGTCGAGGCCGTCGAGCGGCTGGTGCCTGGGGTCAAGTCATTGACTTTCATGCAGGCCGGCGCCTTCGCGTGGAACGGTCATGCGCTGTGGATCAGCCGCTCCGGCTACACGGGCGAGGACGGCGTCGAGATATCCGTACCCGCCGAAGCCGCCGAGGCGTTCGCCGACGCGCTGGTCGCGCAGCCTGAAATCAAGCCCATCGGCCTCGGCGCCCGCGACTCGCTGCGCCTCGAGGCGGGCCTGCCGCTTTACGGTCACGATCTCGATCCCGACACCACTCCGGTCCAGGCCGACCTCGGCTTCGCGCTGTTCAAGCGCCGCCGCGAGGCCGCCGACTTCCCGGGCGCGGCACGCATCCTCGCCGAGCGCGAGCACGGCCCCGCCACCAAGCGCGTCGGGCTGCTGGTCGACGGACGCCAACCGGTTCGCGAGGGTGCCGATGTCGTTGACGCATCCGGTGCGGCGGTCGGGCGCGTCACAAGCGGCGGCTTCGCACCCACGGTCGGCGCGCCGATCGCGATGGCATACGTGCCGCTCGCCGCTTCAGTGCCCGGCACCGTCGTCACCCTTTCCCAGCGTGGCAAGGCGCATCGCGCCACCGTTACCGCCATGCCATTCGTTCCCCACCGGTACTTCCGAGGAGTGAAGTAA
- the gcvH gene encoding glycine cleavage system protein GcvH, whose product MSRYFTEDHEWIDVDGDIGTVGISEYAQSQLGDIVFVEVPDAGRALGKGDEAAVVESVKAASDVYSPASGNVLEGNPALTDEPALVNSDPEGEGWFFKITLADTSELDTLMDEAGYAAFVAKL is encoded by the coding sequence ATGAGCCGTTATTTCACCGAGGATCATGAGTGGATCGACGTCGATGGCGACATCGGCACGGTCGGCATCAGCGAATATGCGCAGAGCCAGCTGGGCGATATCGTTTTCGTCGAAGTGCCTGATGCCGGGCGTGCACTCGGCAAGGGTGACGAGGCGGCCGTCGTAGAGAGCGTGAAGGCCGCGTCGGACGTCTATTCGCCCGCGTCGGGCAACGTGCTGGAAGGCAATCCGGCGCTGACCGACGAGCCGGCGCTGGTGAACAGCGATCCGGAAGGCGAGGGCTGGTTCTTCAAGATCACGCTGGCGGATACGTCCGAGCTCGACACGCTGATGGACGAAGCCGGCTACGCCGCCTTCGTCGCCAAGCTTTAA
- the gcvPA gene encoding aminomethyl-transferring glycine dehydrogenase subunit GcvPA: protein MRYLPLTPTDRHDMLSVIGAASIDDLFADVPDAARLDGPIHDLPMHASELAVERHMAALARKNTVAGEVPFFLGAGAYRHHVPASVDHLIQRGEFLTAYTPYQPEIAQGTLQMLFEFQTQVAALLGTDVANASMYDGSTACWEAIGMARRITRRGKAILSGGLHPHYVSVAKTMAKYTGDALDVAVPTLSAETDLGALIAKIDDETSCVVVQYPDILGRIADLTPLADACHAKKVLLIAVVTEPVAMGALRSPGEMNADIVVGEGQSLGVGLQFGGPYVGLFGCKEKYVRQMPGRLCGQTVDADGRRGFVLTLSTREQHIRREKATSNICTNSGLCALAFSIHMTLLGEAGLRRLAALNHAGACRAADRLGKLPGVRVVNDTFFNEFTLDIGQEARPIVRALADHGVLAGVSLGRLYPGEDALANGLIVAVTETTTDADIEALATALQEALA from the coding sequence ATGCGTTACCTGCCCCTGACCCCCACCGACCGTCACGACATGCTGTCCGTGATCGGCGCTGCGTCCATCGACGATCTTTTCGCCGACGTTCCCGACGCCGCACGGCTCGATGGCCCGATCCACGACCTGCCGATGCACGCCAGCGAGCTGGCGGTCGAGCGCCACATGGCGGCACTCGCGCGCAAGAACACGGTGGCGGGCGAGGTGCCGTTCTTCCTCGGCGCCGGCGCATATCGGCACCACGTTCCGGCGAGCGTCGATCACCTGATCCAGCGTGGCGAGTTCCTGACCGCCTATACGCCGTACCAACCGGAGATCGCGCAGGGCACACTCCAGATGCTGTTCGAGTTCCAGACGCAAGTGGCTGCGCTGCTCGGCACAGATGTCGCGAACGCCAGCATGTACGATGGGTCGACCGCCTGCTGGGAAGCCATCGGCATGGCACGGCGGATCACGCGCCGTGGCAAGGCGATCCTGTCCGGCGGGCTGCACCCGCATTACGTTTCGGTCGCCAAGACGATGGCGAAATATACCGGCGACGCACTCGATGTCGCGGTGCCGACGCTGTCCGCCGAGACCGACCTCGGCGCGCTGATCGCGAAGATCGATGACGAAACGTCGTGCGTCGTCGTCCAGTATCCCGACATTCTCGGCCGCATCGCCGACCTCACTCCGTTGGCGGATGCCTGCCACGCGAAGAAGGTGCTGCTGATCGCGGTGGTGACCGAGCCGGTCGCGATGGGTGCGCTTCGTTCGCCGGGCGAGATGAACGCGGACATCGTCGTAGGCGAGGGGCAGTCGCTCGGCGTCGGGCTGCAATTCGGCGGCCCGTACGTCGGATTGTTCGGTTGCAAGGAGAAGTACGTCCGCCAGATGCCGGGCCGCCTATGCGGGCAGACCGTCGACGCTGACGGACGGCGCGGTTTCGTGCTGACGCTGTCCACGCGTGAGCAGCATATCCGGCGCGAGAAGGCGACCAGCAACATCTGCACGAATTCAGGGCTTTGCGCGCTGGCCTTCTCGATCCACATGACGTTGCTGGGCGAGGCCGGACTGCGACGGCTGGCGGCGCTCAACCACGCCGGTGCGTGTCGCGCGGCCGACCGGCTGGGCAAGCTGCCGGGGGTCCGGGTCGTCAACGACACGTTCTTCAACGAATTTACGCTCGATATCGGGCAGGAGGCACGTCCGATCGTTCGCGCGCTGGCAGACCACGGTGTGCTGGCGGGCGTATCGCTCGGGCGACTGTATCCGGGCGAGGACGCGCTCGCCAACGGACTGATCGTCGCAGTCACTGAAACCACCACCGACGCGGATATCGAGGCGCTCGCCACGGCGCTTCAGGAGGCACTGGCATGA
- the gcvPB gene encoding aminomethyl-transferring glycine dehydrogenase subunit GcvPB — protein sequence MSSINASGWKPTSPAGGGNAAPTFTGNKALMLEEALIFEIGSTETTGVDFADGDVAGSRLGDLTRTAPIGLPGLSEQETVRHYTRLSRQNYAIDLGLFPLGSCTMKHNPRLNEKVARMPGFADVHPLQPVDTVQGALAVINELATWLIKLTGMYGVAMSPKAGAHGELCGMLAIKAALEKRGEGHRKVVLVPESAHGTNPATAAFAGFTVEDIPAAADGRIDTAALEARLGPDVAAVMITNPNTCGLFERDLKRISDAVHAVGGYVYCDGANFNAIVGRVRPGDLGVDAMHINLHKTFSTPHGGGGPGSGPVVLSEALAPFGPLPFTARMADGHIQLIEEETAGDDHPDTFGRMTAFHGQMGMFTRALTYILSHGADGLRQVAEDAVLNANYVLRSLEDVLDAPFAGAGPCMHEAIFSDKGFAAGFSTIDAAKALIDEGFHPMTMYFPLVVHGAMLVEPTETESRAALDQFIGALRSVAERAKAGDPSLKTAPHFAPRARLDETLAARKPVLTWKPPVPHAEAAE from the coding sequence ATGAGCAGCATCAACGCAAGCGGTTGGAAGCCCACGTCGCCGGCCGGCGGCGGCAACGCCGCGCCGACCTTCACCGGCAACAAGGCGTTGATGCTGGAAGAGGCGCTGATCTTCGAGATAGGCTCAACCGAGACGACCGGCGTCGATTTTGCCGACGGCGACGTCGCGGGTTCGCGGCTCGGCGATCTGACCCGCACGGCGCCGATCGGGCTGCCCGGGCTGTCGGAGCAGGAGACGGTGCGCCATTACACGCGGTTAAGCCGCCAGAATTACGCGATCGATCTCGGGCTCTTCCCGCTCGGCTCGTGCACAATGAAGCACAACCCGCGCCTGAACGAGAAGGTCGCGCGGATGCCCGGGTTCGCCGACGTCCACCCGCTCCAGCCGGTCGATACCGTGCAGGGCGCCTTGGCGGTGATCAACGAACTGGCGACGTGGCTTATCAAGCTGACCGGCATGTACGGCGTCGCGATGTCGCCGAAGGCCGGCGCACACGGCGAATTATGTGGCATGCTCGCCATCAAGGCGGCGCTGGAGAAGCGTGGAGAGGGCCATCGCAAGGTCGTGCTGGTGCCGGAGAGCGCGCACGGCACCAACCCGGCGACCGCGGCCTTCGCAGGCTTTACAGTCGAGGACATCCCCGCCGCGGCCGACGGCCGCATCGATACGGCGGCGCTGGAAGCGCGGCTGGGACCCGACGTCGCGGCGGTGATGATCACCAATCCGAACACGTGCGGGCTTTTCGAGCGCGACCTGAAGCGCATTTCCGACGCGGTCCACGCGGTTGGCGGTTACGTTTATTGCGACGGCGCGAACTTCAATGCGATCGTCGGACGCGTTCGGCCGGGCGATCTCGGCGTCGATGCGATGCACATCAACCTGCACAAGACCTTCTCGACCCCGCACGGCGGCGGCGGGCCGGGCTCGGGACCGGTGGTGCTGTCGGAGGCGCTTGCGCCGTTCGGCCCGCTGCCGTTCACTGCTCGGATGGCGGACGGCCACATCCAGCTGATCGAGGAAGAAACCGCAGGCGACGACCACCCCGACACCTTCGGTCGCATGACCGCGTTCCACGGGCAGATGGGCATGTTCACCCGCGCCTTGACCTATATCCTCAGCCACGGGGCCGACGGGCTGCGCCAAGTCGCCGAGGATGCGGTGCTCAACGCCAATTACGTGCTGCGCTCGCTCGAAGACGTGCTCGACGCGCCGTTCGCGGGCGCGGGGCCGTGCATGCACGAGGCGATCTTCTCGGATAAGGGCTTCGCGGCGGGATTCTCGACGATCGATGCGGCCAAGGCGCTGATCGACGAGGGCTTCCACCCGATGACCATGTACTTTCCGCTGGTGGTGCACGGCGCGATGCTGGTCGAACCGACCGAGACCGAAAGCCGCGCCGCGCTCGACCAGTTCATCGGTGCGCTGCGGTCGGTGGCGGAGCGTGCGAAGGCCGGTGACCCGTCGCTCAAGACGGCCCCGCACTTTGCGCCGCGTGCGCGCCTTGACGAGACGCTGGCAGCGCGCAAACCGGTGCTGACCTGGAAGCCGCCGGTGCCGCACGCCGAGGCGGCAGAGTAA
- a CDS encoding DMT family transporter, translating into MSGDRVLKGIALRLVAIFFLSTMSALVKLAESRGASLPETMFWRQACALPVVLAFVAGTRGLGSLRTTRIKGHLARSLVGVVGMVFTFGAVLLLPLAEATTFQFTVPIFATVLGALVLGERTGLQRWGAVLVGFVGVLIVARPGDGEHVPLLGAIVGLLAALFVALVAILLRQLRDEPSGTTVFWFSVLTLPLIAVPYAFHLKSHDWTTWVNLAAIGVVGGCGQLALTGAAKLAPVSSVVPMDYSGLLWATVYGWLLFGVLPSTMTWVGAPVIIASGLFIVWREQRLGKQQTVTAAPED; encoded by the coding sequence ATGTCGGGTGATCGCGTTCTCAAGGGTATCGCCCTGCGTCTGGTGGCGATTTTCTTCCTGTCGACGATGTCGGCATTGGTAAAGCTGGCGGAGTCGCGCGGTGCATCGCTGCCGGAGACGATGTTCTGGCGACAGGCGTGCGCGCTGCCGGTGGTCCTGGCATTCGTGGCCGGAACGCGCGGGCTGGGATCGCTGCGGACGACGCGGATCAAGGGGCATCTGGCGCGCTCGCTGGTCGGTGTGGTCGGCATGGTATTCACGTTCGGCGCGGTACTGCTGCTGCCGCTCGCCGAGGCGACGACGTTCCAGTTCACGGTGCCGATCTTCGCCACGGTTCTGGGTGCGCTGGTGCTGGGAGAGCGTACCGGGCTGCAACGCTGGGGCGCGGTGCTGGTCGGGTTCGTTGGGGTGCTGATCGTCGCCCGGCCGGGTGACGGCGAGCATGTGCCGCTGCTCGGCGCGATCGTCGGGTTGCTGGCGGCGCTGTTCGTTGCGCTGGTGGCGATCCTGCTGCGGCAGTTGCGCGACGAACCATCGGGAACGACGGTGTTCTGGTTCTCGGTACTGACGCTGCCGCTGATCGCGGTGCCCTATGCGTTTCACCTCAAGTCGCACGACTGGACGACATGGGTGAATCTGGCGGCGATCGGCGTCGTCGGCGGGTGCGGACAACTCGCGCTGACCGGCGCGGCGAAGCTGGCGCCGGTATCGAGCGTGGTGCCGATGGATTATTCCGGCCTGCTATGGGCGACCGTGTACGGCTGGCTGCTGTTCGGCGTGCTGCCAAGCACGATGACCTGGGTGGGCGCGCCGGTCATCATCGCAAGCGGCCTGTTCATCGTATGGCGCGAGCAGCGGCTGGGCAAGCAGCAGACCGTCACGGCTGCCCCGGAGGATTGA
- the proS gene encoding proline--tRNA ligase, translating into MKHALPVTREADFAAWYQSVIAEADMAEESGVRGCMVIRPWGYGIWERFQRLLDDRIKATGHENCYFPVFIPLSYFEQEASHVEGFAKEMAVVTHHRLISDGKGGLVPDPAAKLEEPLVVRPTSETVIGHAFARWVQSWRDLPVLINQWANVVRWEMRTRMFLRTAEFLWQEGHTAHATAQEAREETLKMLDVYRDFAENCVAVPVIAGEKPENERFPGAVGTWSIEAMMQDGKALQAGTSHFLGTNFAQAQNIRFQNAEGQLEHANTTSWGVSTRMIGALIMVHGDDDGLRVPPRVAPWQVVIVPMLRDAPEDEALVAYCRELQAALAAQSAFGEPVRALLDLKPVKSTTKRWGWVKKGAPLVIEVGGRDMAAGNVSVIRRDRLYREDGKLDSASAARDGFAAGAPALLAEIQQALFDQAKARLDANITPVGDWAAVEMHFADGAKNPGWLEVQWSRPTGARLDAVVERLKALKLTLRNAPMGQAAAHGTCVFTGDAAVERVLVGRAY; encoded by the coding sequence ATGAAGCATGCTCTCCCCGTCACCCGCGAGGCCGATTTCGCCGCCTGGTATCAATCCGTCATCGCCGAGGCCGACATGGCCGAGGAATCCGGCGTACGCGGCTGCATGGTCATCCGTCCGTGGGGCTATGGCATCTGGGAACGTTTCCAGCGACTTCTCGATGACCGTATCAAGGCGACCGGGCACGAGAATTGCTATTTCCCGGTCTTCATTCCGCTCTCCTATTTCGAGCAGGAAGCGAGCCATGTGGAGGGCTTCGCCAAAGAGATGGCGGTCGTCACGCACCACCGGCTGATCTCGGACGGGAAGGGCGGGCTGGTACCCGATCCCGCCGCAAAGCTGGAAGAGCCGTTGGTGGTGCGACCGACCAGTGAAACCGTGATCGGTCATGCATTTGCGCGTTGGGTGCAATCGTGGCGCGATCTGCCGGTGCTGATCAACCAATGGGCGAACGTCGTGCGGTGGGAGATGCGGACGCGGATGTTCCTGCGTACCGCCGAATTCCTTTGGCAGGAGGGCCACACCGCGCACGCCACGGCGCAGGAAGCACGCGAAGAAACGCTGAAAATGCTCGACGTGTACCGCGACTTCGCGGAAAATTGCGTGGCGGTGCCGGTTATCGCCGGCGAAAAACCCGAAAACGAACGCTTCCCCGGCGCGGTCGGCACCTGGTCGATCGAAGCGATGATGCAGGACGGAAAGGCGCTGCAGGCGGGCACGTCGCACTTCCTCGGCACCAATTTCGCGCAGGCGCAGAACATCCGCTTCCAGAATGCCGAGGGGCAGCTGGAACATGCGAACACGACCAGCTGGGGCGTGTCGACGCGGATGATCGGCGCGCTCATCATGGTGCACGGCGACGACGACGGGCTGCGCGTGCCGCCGCGGGTCGCGCCGTGGCAGGTGGTGATCGTGCCGATGCTCCGCGACGCGCCGGAGGACGAAGCGCTGGTCGCTTATTGCCGCGAGTTGCAGGCGGCGCTGGCGGCACAGAGCGCGTTCGGCGAGCCGGTGCGCGCGCTCCTCGACCTGAAGCCGGTCAAGTCGACCACCAAGCGCTGGGGCTGGGTGAAGAAGGGCGCGCCGCTCGTGATCGAGGTCGGCGGGCGCGACATGGCGGCCGGCAACGTCTCGGTAATCCGCCGCGACCGCCTCTATCGCGAAGATGGCAAGCTCGACAGCGCGAGTGCGGCGCGCGACGGGTTCGCCGCGGGCGCTCCGGCGTTGCTGGCAGAGATCCAGCAGGCGCTGTTCGATCAGGCGAAGGCCCGGCTCGATGCGAACATCACGCCTGTCGGTGACTGGGCGGCAGTCGAGATGCATTTCGCCGACGGCGCCAAGAATCCCGGCTGGCTGGAAGTGCAATGGTCGCGCCCGACCGGCGCGCGGCTGGACGCAGTGGTGGAGCGGCTGAAGGCGCTGAAGCTGACGCTGCGCAACGCACCGATGGGGCAGGCGGCCGCGCACGGCACGTGCGTCTTTACCGGCGATGCAGCGGTGGAGCGCGTGCTGGTCGGGCGCGCCTACTAA